In Fuerstiella sp., the following are encoded in one genomic region:
- a CDS encoding phytanoyl-CoA dioxygenase family protein gives MTEPTNTTTEAITASTEWGNLAISDQIRHLELEGYLVIPDLIPPNQMSEIRDELDRLPTISVDYSENQRGCNDVQWTDSPACIDLIALPAMVKFLTTLLGDELICTSCGYSLSQPGHPGIAIHTDAQPYGSKIFGTQASSPCLVRVLYYLDDLTPERSPFKVIPRSHLSLHADANPYHRYLRHPEEVMVTCRAGSAVIINQTVFHGNYPNVSESDRRMLAIAYRPEWSGPIVEVPDRDPEQVDQLPERVRPLFKSLNTRRIDFDVPNRPANMLTEAPGINPSRWSL, from the coding sequence ATGACCGAACCCACGAATACCACCACGGAAGCAATCACCGCATCTACGGAGTGGGGCAATTTGGCCATCAGCGACCAAATCAGGCATCTTGAACTCGAAGGTTATCTCGTAATTCCGGACCTGATTCCGCCGAATCAAATGTCTGAGATCCGCGATGAACTCGATCGTCTTCCCACCATTTCCGTTGATTACAGTGAGAATCAGCGTGGCTGCAATGACGTGCAGTGGACCGATTCTCCGGCCTGCATTGATCTCATAGCGCTGCCCGCTATGGTCAAATTTTTGACAACGCTTCTGGGAGATGAGCTGATTTGCACCAGTTGCGGTTATAGTTTGTCCCAACCTGGTCATCCTGGAATTGCAATCCACACTGATGCGCAACCTTACGGGTCGAAGATCTTTGGTACTCAGGCCAGCAGCCCGTGTCTGGTCCGTGTTCTGTACTATCTTGACGATTTGACTCCGGAACGGTCACCGTTCAAGGTCATTCCACGTTCTCATTTGTCGCTGCACGCGGACGCCAACCCGTATCACCGCTATCTGCGTCACCCGGAAGAAGTGATGGTCACGTGTCGCGCCGGGTCGGCTGTGATCATCAATCAGACGGTCTTTCACGGGAATTATCCGAACGTCAGTGAGTCAGATCGGCGGATGCTGGCGATCGCCTACCGACCGGAATGGTCCGGACCGATTGTCGAAGTTCCTGACCGGGACCCCGAGCAGGTTGATCAGCTTCCGGAGCGTGTTCGACCGTTGTTCAAAAGTCTCAACACGCGTCGAATTGATTTCGATGTTCCGAATCGGCCAGCCAACATGCTAACCGAAGCTCCCGGCATCAATCCCAGCCGGTGGAGCTTATAG
- a CDS encoding Gfo/Idh/MocA family oxidoreductase, translated as MVNRIKVGLLTHAGGAHVRAYLNALAAAERCQEVVLADPDGYWESEAKQVLGNKLRSVSRNHRQVLSDDQPQMALITMEAGLAPPVIDAALEAGCHVFAEKPSCVRAEDFTPLVQKAHSKHLHLMLALANRTNPEIRAARRIFTSNRIGKLFGVELHLIADQTRLTRPSYHKKWFADRTRAGGGHLIWLGIHWLDLAMHITGQSISEVVGFTTNIGGQPVNIEDSATAALRFDSGALGTMTSGYYLDRSYHSHIKIWGSRGWILIEPMKDQPLTWYTTAGENAGSLQTIAQKEPRGYTPFVSEAIRACADMTEPPISSEHSLRALRTVFSVYSAAETGRATKIEQA; from the coding sequence ATGGTGAACAGAATCAAGGTGGGGCTGTTGACGCATGCCGGCGGCGCCCATGTTCGGGCATATCTCAACGCACTGGCAGCTGCAGAACGATGTCAGGAAGTTGTGCTGGCAGATCCGGACGGATACTGGGAATCGGAAGCGAAACAGGTCCTGGGAAATAAACTGCGGTCTGTGTCACGGAATCATCGTCAGGTACTCAGCGATGATCAGCCTCAAATGGCACTGATCACGATGGAGGCAGGTTTGGCGCCACCTGTTATCGACGCAGCGCTGGAGGCCGGCTGCCATGTGTTTGCAGAAAAACCCTCCTGCGTGCGAGCTGAAGATTTTACGCCGCTCGTTCAGAAAGCGCACAGCAAACATCTGCACCTGATGCTTGCGCTGGCTAACCGCACAAATCCCGAGATCCGTGCCGCACGAAGAATTTTTACGTCAAACCGGATCGGAAAACTGTTTGGGGTCGAATTGCATCTTATCGCCGACCAGACACGCCTGACACGGCCTTCCTATCATAAGAAATGGTTTGCTGACAGAACACGAGCCGGAGGCGGGCATCTGATCTGGCTGGGGATCCACTGGCTCGATCTGGCGATGCATATCACCGGACAGTCGATCTCAGAAGTTGTCGGTTTTACCACGAATATCGGTGGGCAGCCGGTCAATATTGAGGACTCGGCAACCGCTGCGCTGCGGTTTGACAGCGGAGCGCTGGGCACGATGACATCGGGTTATTATCTGGACCGCAGCTATCATTCGCACATCAAGATCTGGGGTTCACGCGGCTGGATTCTGATCGAACCCATGAAAGATCAGCCGCTGACATGGTACACCACCGCGGGCGAAAATGCCGGCAGTCTGCAGACCATCGCTCAGAAAGAGCCTCGAGGTTACACGCCGTTCGTCAGCGAAGCGATTCGTGCCTGTGCAGATATGACGGAGCCTCCCATCAGCAGCGAACATAGTCTGCGTGCACTCAGGACCGTGTTCTCAGTATACTCGGCTGCCGAAACCGGCCGCGCGACAAAGATTGAACAGGCCTAA
- a CDS encoding phosphoglycerate dehydrogenase has translation MSKDVVLIAPEHMLGIDARYVHVLKEAGFEVIYPDDPTFTRGEKSEAETIEQLSKCSAVIAGGAQYTKNVIAALPDLRVIARSGVGYDKVDVPAATAHNVALTITPNANHESVAEHALALLFGVAKGVLPNDEHARAGRWPQSETLPIRGTVLGIIGLGRIGRSLASRAIAMGMKVIAAELYPHAEFVAQHAIEIVELDDLLGRSDYVSVHCPLSEDTQGLICAKTIEKMKKGAVLINTARGGLQVEADLIDALKSGHLYGAGLDVFEVEPVTADNPLFQLPNVLVSPHIGSGDSLSRLMMGVEAAECIVSLRQGNWPEGAVINSEIRDQWAW, from the coding sequence ATGTCTAAAGATGTTGTGCTGATTGCACCGGAACATATGCTCGGTATTGATGCCAGGTACGTTCATGTCCTGAAAGAAGCCGGATTTGAAGTCATTTATCCTGATGATCCAACCTTTACACGCGGTGAAAAATCGGAAGCAGAGACGATTGAGCAGCTCAGCAAATGCTCGGCTGTGATCGCAGGGGGTGCTCAATACACGAAAAACGTGATAGCCGCGCTTCCCGATCTTCGTGTCATCGCCCGGTCAGGCGTTGGGTACGATAAGGTAGATGTTCCGGCTGCGACGGCCCATAACGTTGCCCTGACGATTACACCCAATGCCAATCATGAGTCGGTGGCTGAGCACGCACTGGCTCTGCTGTTTGGTGTTGCCAAGGGGGTATTGCCCAACGATGAACATGCCCGAGCCGGTCGCTGGCCGCAGTCCGAAACGCTGCCGATTCGCGGAACGGTGCTGGGAATCATTGGACTTGGCCGAATCGGTCGCAGCCTTGCTTCGCGGGCTATCGCCATGGGAATGAAGGTGATTGCTGCTGAACTCTATCCCCACGCCGAATTTGTCGCACAGCATGCCATCGAAATTGTCGAACTGGACGACCTGCTGGGACGGTCAGATTACGTCAGCGTCCACTGTCCGCTCAGTGAGGACACGCAGGGTCTGATCTGCGCAAAGACGATTGAAAAAATGAAGAAAGGTGCCGTTCTGATCAATACGGCACGGGGCGGCCTGCAGGTTGAAGCAGATCTGATCGATGCGTTGAAAAGCGGGCATCTCTACGGAGCCGGTCTGGATGTGTTTGAAGTGGAACCGGTCACTGCCGACAATCCTCTCTTCCAGCTTCCCAATGTTCTTGTGAGTCCGCATATCGGAAGCGGTGACAGCCTGTCACGTCTGATGATGGGTGTGGAAGCCGCTGAGTGTATCGTCAGTCTTCGCCAGGGGAACTGGCCGGAAGGTGCCGTGATCAATTCGGAGATCCGTGATCAGTGGGCCTGGTAG
- a CDS encoding DMT family transporter, whose translation MAAPVLFWHRLIRESARTPHERTEPIHLLLPFCSGVLVIFGLQCLKRVQERGVSTWTSMICVCWGAACVFPVLTLMGGTMPPAVMLWQPAVVGGLFVTGQLFTVLAVTHGDISVAAPVLGVKVLLVPAASRLFVDEELSMRVWIAAAITVVGIAFVQTRDASVHHSRIVASVGFALLAACSMTLFDLLIQRWAPDWGAGYFLPIAIACAAIFSLAFLPLADRPADLRQMRVIQPLAVGVFLLAVQAIGMTLTLGLFGDATRVNIVYSLRGLWGVLLTWILAHRFNASELGPSHRTMVMRLTGALLIGVSVLISVT comes from the coding sequence GTGGCTGCACCTGTTTTGTTCTGGCACCGTTTGATTCGTGAGTCTGCCAGGACGCCTCATGAGAGGACTGAGCCGATTCATCTTTTGCTGCCTTTCTGTTCCGGTGTGCTGGTCATCTTTGGCCTGCAGTGTCTCAAGCGTGTTCAGGAACGCGGTGTATCAACGTGGACATCGATGATCTGTGTCTGCTGGGGGGCGGCATGCGTGTTTCCGGTGTTGACATTAATGGGGGGGACTATGCCGCCGGCCGTTATGCTCTGGCAACCGGCTGTCGTTGGTGGACTGTTTGTTACCGGCCAGTTGTTTACGGTTCTTGCCGTGACGCACGGAGACATTTCAGTTGCGGCACCTGTGCTGGGAGTCAAGGTTCTTCTCGTCCCGGCAGCTTCACGTTTATTTGTCGATGAGGAGTTATCGATGCGAGTCTGGATCGCGGCTGCCATTACCGTTGTCGGAATTGCGTTTGTACAAACTCGTGACGCATCAGTGCATCATTCACGGATTGTGGCGTCTGTTGGCTTCGCGCTGTTAGCCGCCTGTTCCATGACGCTCTTTGATTTGCTGATTCAGCGGTGGGCTCCCGACTGGGGAGCGGGGTACTTTCTGCCAATTGCGATTGCCTGTGCGGCGATCTTCTCACTGGCATTCCTTCCGTTGGCCGATCGTCCGGCAGATCTGCGGCAGATGAGAGTGATACAACCGCTGGCAGTCGGTGTTTTTCTGCTGGCGGTTCAGGCAATCGGCATGACTCTCACGCTTGGGCTGTTCGGAGACGCAACGCGAGTCAATATCGTATATTCGTTGCGTGGTCTTTGGGGAGTTCTGTTGACCTGGATTCTCGCTCACCGGTTCAACGCATCCGAACTGGGA